Proteins co-encoded in one Anabas testudineus chromosome 8, fAnaTes1.2, whole genome shotgun sequence genomic window:
- the mrtfbb gene encoding myocardin-related transcription factor B isoform X4, with protein sequence MGLQTWPPSKPPLSSMACLDVETPSICRVLQLCLQQRRTREQLVEQGIMPPLKTPAAFHEQIRSLERARTGNFLKHKLCSRPDRSQLVRMHILQETQAEPSLQATQMKLKRARLADDLNEKIAQRPGPMDLVEKNILHSSPLSNNKKAESSDDCSASVLETSKACNKKGDKANYPKTPDVYKFDEDNSDALSPEQPASWETPSSTSASPRESGGTEADSTSSQLNSPIQHSPQPNSQFTSDLVNLVSINEQQGNPQTSTPQPVTTVAPGPVLVKQSLHKLPGDKSRSKKSKEPKPRVKKLKYHQYIPPDQKQELNEVPMDSAYARLLQQQQQFLQLQILNQQQQQYNYHGVLPVTLKTTEVQATSSTVLSEDAASPPVKPHHTQTACKLDHLPANLDEMKVAELKMELKFRSLPVSGTKTDLIERLKLYQETSNIKTAAAMETTAVKPASWAEKIKLIHPVSPIASKVSSLGIEDGSMADSPAKPSDAVSPAHSAPSSTFSQRSLQEFSTQERSYEKVSEKDKRLHEKELQIEELMRKLEQEQRLVEELKMQLEGEKRSQQGESPPRLSPPDPIQVKEENKSPSNCLVSSSSDQTGGAVLVKQEEATDQSHLAPPSQFIISHQTIKQPQTLQSVQVGSQLLLTASSPGSVVSIQLPGSGIKLHTNVSSLIQTSGQVPLKIEASAVLQQQRCSTHSQPLTKTWRTETTSQNLLNTFPVSGHPAGASTSQVIPKRPMNEQQVSKCKDPPRYEDAVKQTRSMLSAVQAPSAASQQMDDLFDVLIESGEIFPFLRQDPSNLDKPLPVTASVTTLPINTVLSRPPPVVQVAQLPAAPFNPSTSLAALTSDTQLSTLLGGTLDADTEAQSLKLMEELHSPLVSMEEDFNENTPPPALTLNSTNMDNMDWLDLTLSAPGEGVNPMDMSTPVGIFSSDFLDSHELHLNWE encoded by the exons ATGGGACTCCAGACTTGGCCACCAAGCAAACCACCACTGTCCTCTATGGCCTGCCTTGATGTGGAGACCCCTTCCATCTGCAGGG TCCTCcagctctgtctgcagcagaggagaactCGAGAGCAGCTTGTGGAGCAAGGCATCATGCCCC CTCTGAAAACACCTGCTGCCTTTCATGAGCAGATTCGCAGCCTAGAGAGAGCCAGG ACTGGAAACTTCCTGAAGCACAAACTCTGCAGCAGACCTGACCGCTCTCAGCTGGTCCGTATGCACATCCTACAAG AGACACAGGCCGAGCCCTCCCTGCAGGCCACACAGATGAAGCTGAAGAGGGCCAGACTGGCTGATGATCTCAATGAGAAGATTGCCCAGAGGCCTGGACCCATGGACTTGGTGGAGAAGAACATCCTTCACAGTTCACCACTTTCAAACAACAAGAAAGCTGAGTCCAGCGACGACTGTAGCGCGTCAGTGTTAGAGACATCAAAAGCCTGCAATAAGAAAG GTGACAAGGCAAACTACCCTAAGACACCAGATGTTTACAAGTTCGATGAGGACAACAGTGACGCCTTATCACCAGAGCAGCCTGCTAGCTGGGAAACTCCCAGCTCTACCTCAGCTTCTCCAAGGGAGTCTGGAGGGACTGAGGCAGATTCCACCTCCTCTCAGTTAAACTCTCCCATACAG CACTCCCCTCAACCTAATTCGCAGTTCACTTCAGATTTAGTTAACCTTGTTTCTATCAATGAGCAACAAGGCAACCCACAGACATCTACACCTCAGCCAGTTACCACTGTCGCTCCAGGGCCAGTTCTTGTGAAG CAGAGCCTGCACAAGCTACCCGGCGACAAAAGCCGCagcaaaaagagcaaagagcCCAAACCGCGGGTGAAAAAACTGAAGTACCATCAGTACATTCCTCCAGACCAGAAGCAGGAGCTCAATGAAGTGCCAATGGACTCTGCTTATGCCCgcctgctgcagcagcaacagcagttCCTGCAGCTCCAGATCTTAaaccagcaacagcaacagtacAACTACCACGGTGTCCTGCCTGTCACACTCAA AACAACTGAGGTACAAGCCACTTCTTCCACTGTTCTAAGTGAAGATGCTGCATCCCCCCCTGTGAAGCCCCACCACACTCAGACGGCCTGCAAGCTGGACCATTTACCAGCTAATCTGGATGAGATGAAG GTTGCTGAGCTGAAAATGGAACTGAAGTTCAGGTCTTTGCCTGTTTCTGGGACTAAGACAGATCTGATAGAGAGGTTAAAGTTGTATCAGGAGACCTCTAACATCAAGACCGCTGCCGCCATGGAGACAACAGCTGTCAAACCAGCTTCATGGGCTGAAAAAATTAAGTTAATTCATCCCGTGTCCCCTATTGCCTCCAAAGTGTCCAGTCTGGGCATAGAGGATGGTAGTATGGCTGACAGTCCAGCAAAACCTTCAGATGCTGTGTCTCCAGCTCATTCTGCTCCCAGCTCGACCTTCTCTCAAAGATCTCTGCAGGAGTTTTCCACACAGGAGAGGTCTTATGAGAAAGTCTCTGAAAAGGACAAACGTCTGCATGAGAAGGAGCTTCAGATTGAGGAACTGATGaggaagctggagcaggagcagaggctggtggaggagctgaagatgCAGCTGGAAGGGGAGAAAAGAAGTCAGCAAGGAGAGTCTCCACCTCGGCTCAGCCCCCCTGATCCCATCCAAGTCAAAGAGGAGAACAAGTCCCCCTCAAACTGCTTAGTATCCTCTAGCTCTGATCAAACTGGAGGTGCTGTGCTGGTCAAACAGGAGGAGGCTACAGATCAGAGCCACTTAGCTCCTCCAAGTCAATTCATCATCAGCCATCAGACTATCAAGCAGCCTCAAACGCTGCAGTCTGTTCAGGTCGGATCTCAGCTCCTACTAACCGCATCCAGTCCCGGCTCAGTAGTCAGTATCCAGCTCCCCGGCAGTGGCATCAAATTACACACTAATGTCAGCAGCCTCATCCAGACCTCTGGACAGGTGCCACTGAAAATAGAGGCCTCAGcagtgttacagcagcagcGATGCAGCACTCACAGTCAGCCACTGACAAAg ACATGGAGAACAGAAACCACATCACAAAATCTACTCAACACATTCCCAGTCAGTGGACATCCTGCAGGAGCCTCCACTAGCCAAGTCATCCCTAAAAGACCTATGAATGAG cagCAAGTGTCAAAGTGCAAAGACCCTCCTCGCTATGAGGATGCAGTTAAACAGACACGCAGCATGCTATCAGCTGTTCAG GCTCCCAGTGCAGCTAGTCAGCAGATGGACGACCTGTTTGATGTGTTGATTGAGAGCGGTG AGATCTTCCCCTTTCTGAGACAGGATCCATCCAACCTGGACAAGCCTCTCCCTGTGACAGCGAGTGTAACCACCCTTCCTATCAACACAGTTTTATCCCGGCCTCCACCGGTGGTGCAAGTGGCCCAGCTGCCTGCTGCACCCTTCAACCCCTCAACCAGCTTGGCAGCCCTGACTTCTGACACGCAGCTGAGCACGCTCCTGGGTGGAACGCTGGACGCTGACACAGAGGCCCAATCACTGAAGCTGATGGAGGAGTTACACTCACCCTTAGTCAGCATGGAAGAGGACTTTAATGAAAACACACCTCCCCCTGCTTTGACCCTGAATAGCACCAACATGGACAATATGGATTGGCTGGACCTTACTCTGTCTGCGCCGGGAGAGGGGGTCAACCCCATGGACATGTCGACACCAGTGGGCATCTTCTCCTCTGACTTCTTGGACTCTCATGAGCTGCACTTGAACTGGGAATGA